In Francisella salimarina, the following proteins share a genomic window:
- the cmk gene encoding (d)CMP kinase, whose amino-acid sequence MNNSKIITVDGPSGVGKGTLSKKLAKHFDYKLLDSGAIYRIAALHCFNTGANLDNEDDVCSKLELLDISFKVQNDSIIVLLNNADVTKAIRTEQTGMLASKTSAYPKVRQMLHDKMLSFATAAGLVADGRDMGTVVFPDAKYKLFLDASSEVRAQRRYDELLTKGENPNFDKIKNDIEQRDFQDRNRKVAPLKPADDAILVDTSNLSIEEVFQKVLNHINNL is encoded by the coding sequence ATGAACAACTCTAAAATAATAACTGTAGATGGACCAAGTGGTGTCGGTAAAGGAACATTATCAAAAAAATTAGCAAAGCACTTTGACTATAAACTTTTGGATAGTGGCGCAATATACAGAATAGCTGCATTACACTGCTTCAATACTGGCGCTAATTTAGATAATGAAGATGATGTTTGTAGTAAGCTTGAATTACTAGATATATCGTTTAAAGTTCAAAATGATTCTATAATAGTCCTTCTAAATAATGCTGATGTGACTAAAGCTATCCGTACTGAACAAACTGGGATGCTAGCATCAAAAACTTCTGCATATCCAAAAGTACGCCAAATGTTACATGATAAAATGCTCTCTTTTGCAACTGCTGCTGGACTTGTAGCAGATGGTAGAGATATGGGTACAGTTGTTTTCCCTGATGCTAAATACAAACTCTTCTTAGATGCTAGCTCAGAAGTTAGAGCTCAAAGAAGATATGATGAGCTACTGACAAAAGGTGAAAATCCTAATTTTGATAAAATTAAAAATGATATTGAACAAAGAGATTTTCAAGACAGAAATAGAAAAGTAGCTCCTTTGAAGCCTGCTGATGATGCTATTTTAGT